A portion of the Calothrix sp. 336/3 genome contains these proteins:
- a CDS encoding M48 family metallopeptidase, translating into MINWKNFFSNYSFFPRSWFYPLISVTVALSICLTTALPTPALEWLPLLLRGVQVVQLSNMSARQEMALGEQINEQLINSDVKLYRNSAINSYVQQIGRRLAAASDRPNLNYTFQVVEDDGINAFATAGGYVYLNTGLLKTAENEAELASVIAHEIGHIGGRHLIKQMQRKAVNEGLLTATGLDASQAVKIGVELVRNLPSSRQNEFDADKRGLKTLSRAGYAQSGMVSFMQKLLSSKRSTPTFLSTHPATGDRITALQKSIAAQPSSRREGLDTTSYRANIRTLISRQ; encoded by the coding sequence ATGATTAATTGGAAAAATTTTTTTAGTAATTACAGCTTTTTCCCTCGTAGCTGGTTTTATCCATTGATTTCAGTTACTGTTGCCCTGAGTATCTGCTTAACTACAGCATTGCCAACACCTGCTTTAGAGTGGTTGCCATTGTTGCTAAGGGGAGTGCAGGTGGTTCAACTATCGAATATGTCTGCTCGTCAAGAAATGGCACTTGGTGAACAGATTAATGAACAGTTAATTAATAGTGATGTCAAGTTATATCGCAATTCCGCCATTAATAGTTATGTGCAACAAATTGGAAGACGTTTGGCAGCAGCCAGCGATCGCCCAAATCTGAACTATACTTTTCAAGTGGTCGAAGATGACGGTATCAATGCTTTTGCGACAGCAGGGGGTTACGTTTATCTGAACACGGGATTGCTGAAAACCGCAGAAAACGAAGCAGAATTAGCAAGCGTGATTGCCCACGAAATTGGACATATTGGTGGTAGACATTTAATCAAGCAAATGCAGCGAAAAGCGGTGAATGAAGGTTTACTGACTGCCACAGGTTTAGATGCTTCCCAAGCTGTAAAAATCGGTGTGGAGTTAGTACGCAACCTACCCAGTAGCCGTCAAAATGAATTTGATGCTGATAAAAGAGGTTTAAAAACTTTATCTCGTGCAGGTTATGCCCAATCGGGAATGGTTTCTTTTATGCAAAAATTATTAAGCTCTAAGAGGTCAACGCCTACTTTTCTGAGTACTCACCCAGCAACGGGCGATCGCATAACTGCTCTCCAAAAAAGTATTGCTGCTCAACCCAGTAGTAGACGTGAAGGTTTAGATACTACTAGCTATCGGGCAAATATTAGAACTTTGATTAGTCGGCAATAA